CGAACTGTTCAATCAGCTCCAAACTGCGGGCCGCATTGCCAAATGGCAGCGGAATGTCCCCAGCGTCAAAGTAGCGGATGTCTTTGAGTTCGCGGTCCAAATATGGGCTGTACTCCTCAAGCCCGATCGACACTTCGCGGATGCGGGCCGGGCCAAACCGTGAGCCAGGCCGGTAGCTGACCGTCCAGTCCATCGGCATCCCGTAAATGACGGCTTCGCTTTCTTCAAAATTCGGATGGCTGCCGATAAACACGTTGCCCGAATAGGCTTCATCAAATCGCATTGCCTGCGCCCCCTTACTTCGTTAAATCCGCGACAAATTTCGGCAAGACGAAACACGCTTTGTGCAATTCTTTCGTGTAATATTTCGTCTCAATGTCATGGAACCGGTCGTCGCTCACAGCGAGCGGGTCGTATTTTTTCGAGCCGAGCGTAAACGTCCAGAGCCCGCTCGGATACGTCGGAATGTTCGCCGTATACAAACGGGTGATCGGGAAAATTTCTTTCACATCGCGGTATACGTTGCGAATCAAATCGGCCTTAAACCACGGATTGTCCGTTTGGGCGACGAAAATGCCGTCTTCCTTCAACGCGTTGGCGATGCCGGCGTAAAACCCTTTTGTGAACAAGTTGACCGCTGGGCCGACCGGTTCGGTTGAGTCAACCATAATGACGTCATACTCGTTTTCGCTTTTGGCGATATGCATAAACCCGTCATCGACTTTCACTTCGACGCGCGGATCATCGAGTTTGCCGGCAATCTCCGGCAAGTAGGTTTTCGAGCACTCGATCACTTTGCCGTCAATTTCGACAAGCGTCGCTTTTTTGACGCTTGGGTGCTTCAGCACTTCACGAATGACGCCGCCGTCGCCGCCGCCGACGACAAGCACGTTTTCCGGATTGGGGTGGGTGAACAGCGGCACATGGGCGACCATTTCATGATAGACGAACTCGTCTTTTTGTGTTGTCATGACCATGCCGTCTAGAATGAGCATGTTGCCAAACTCCGCCGTTTCGACCATATCGAGCTTTTGGAACGGCGTCTGTTCTGTATGTAAAGTGCGGATGATGCGTGCGGTGATGCCAAAATGCTCCGTTTGCTTTTCGGTAAACCAAAGTTCCATCGGTAACATCCTTTCTCCGAGCGTTGCTTACTATACAAGTTTTCCTTAGCCAACGAAAAACTAAACATGAAAAAGTATAGAGCAATCTAGCAAAAATGCAAGAGGAACAAGTTTAAAATAAAAAATTTTTTTTCATACTGGTAAGAAAAAGCGGAAAACCTCGCTGGCGAAGCCTTGACAAAAGCAAGGCGGCGCATTCAGCCGGGCGTCCGCCCGCATGTCTAAAACAACGCCAAAACCGTTGAGGTGATGCGCAATGGAACCGATCCCGGGCAGCCGTTTTCGCGGCACGTGGAAATATGTGCGCGCCGCCGTCTTTATCGGCTTTTTTCTCGTCATCTTTGCCTTCGCCGCTCTCGGGAGCTTTGTGTTGTTCGCGAAAATCGAAGGCGCCCCGCCGGTCGCCGTGCCGCAGACGACGATTTTTTATGCCGCTGACGGCAGCAAAATCGGGGAAAGCGACCATGGTCAAAAACGCTATTGGGTTCGGCTCAAAGACATGTCCCCGCACATCATCGAAGCGACGATCGCCGTTGAAGACCGGAAGTTTTACGAACATCACGGGTTTGATTTGAAGCGAATCGCCGCCGCCATCATTGCGAATGTCGAGGCGATGGCAAAAGTCGAAGGGGCGAGCACGATCACCCAGCAGTATGCGCGCAACTTGTTTTTGACGCATGAAAAAACGTGGTCGCGAAAAATCCAGGAAGCGTTGTACACCATCCGGCTTGAAGCCAACTACAGCAAAGATCAAATTTTGGAAGGCTATTTGAATACGATTTACTACGGCCATGGCGCCTACGGGATTGAGGCGGCAGCCCGCTACTATTTCGGCAAGCACGCGAGCGAGCTGACGCTCAGCGAGGCAGCCATGCTCGCCGGCATTCCGAAAGGGCCGTATTACTACTCGCCGTTTGTCAATGAACAGCGTGCGAAAGCGCGGCAAAAAATCGTGCTCACCTCCATGGTGGAAGCCGGCTACATCAGCCGCCAAGAAGCGGAGCAGGCGTACCGCGACAAACTCGTCTACGCCCGGCACCACAAACAAGAGCAGCCGATCGCTCCGTATTTTCAAGATGTCGTCAAACAGCAGTTGCGCACGAAACTCGGCCTGGATGAGCGGACGATCGAGCTTGGGGGGCTGCGCGTCTATACGACGCTGGATCCGCGTCTGCAACGGATTGCCGAAGAGCAAATCCGTCGCATCATCGACCCGCACTCCGCCATTCAAGCGGCGCTTGTGTCGATGGATCCACGCACCGGGGAAGTAAAGGCGCTCGTCGGCGGACGCAACTACGAAGAGAGCCCATTCAACCGGGCCGTGCAGGCGGAACGCCAGCCAGGGTCGACATTTAAGCCGTTTTTGTATTACGCGGCGATCGAGCAAGGATTCACCCCATCGACCCAACTGCGCAGCGAGCTGACGACATTTACGTTTAACGGCGGCCGATCGTCGTACACCCCCCATAATTACAATGACTACTATGCCAACGGCCCGATCACGCTCGCCGAGGCGCTCGCCGTATCCGACAACGTCTTTGCGGTGAAAACGCTCCA
Above is a window of Geobacillus thermoleovorans DNA encoding:
- the speE gene encoding polyamine aminopropyltransferase, producing MELWFTEKQTEHFGITARIIRTLHTEQTPFQKLDMVETAEFGNMLILDGMVMTTQKDEFVYHEMVAHVPLFTHPNPENVLVVGGGDGGVIREVLKHPSVKKATLVEIDGKVIECSKTYLPEIAGKLDDPRVEVKVDDGFMHIAKSENEYDVIMVDSTEPVGPAVNLFTKGFYAGIANALKEDGIFVAQTDNPWFKADLIRNVYRDVKEIFPITRLYTANIPTYPSGLWTFTLGSKKYDPLAVSDDRFHDIETKYYTKELHKACFVLPKFVADLTK
- a CDS encoding transglycosylase domain-containing protein — protein: MEPIPGSRFRGTWKYVRAAVFIGFFLVIFAFAALGSFVLFAKIEGAPPVAVPQTTIFYAADGSKIGESDHGQKRYWVRLKDMSPHIIEATIAVEDRKFYEHHGFDLKRIAAAIIANVEAMAKVEGASTITQQYARNLFLTHEKTWSRKIQEALYTIRLEANYSKDQILEGYLNTIYYGHGAYGIEAAARYYFGKHASELTLSEAAMLAGIPKGPYYYSPFVNEQRAKARQKIVLTSMVEAGYISRQEAEQAYRDKLVYARHHKQEQPIAPYFQDVVKQQLRTKLGLDERTIELGGLRVYTTLDPRLQRIAEEQIRRIIDPHSAIQAALVSMDPRTGEVKALVGGRNYEESPFNRAVQAERQPGSTFKPFLYYAAIEQGFTPSTQLRSELTTFTFNGGRSSYTPHNYNDYYANGPITLAEALAVSDNVFAVKTLQFIGADKLVDTAKALGITSRLKAVPSLALGTSPVKVIDMVAAYSTLANYGKQTEPVFIQKVVDANGNVLYEHKPESRQVLDRDAAFVTTHLMTGMFDPKLNGYTTVTGQSIIDDITRPYAGKSGTTKTDSWMIGFAPQLVAGVWTGYDRGETMDRPAERQYAKQIWVHFMEQSLAGEPKKSFKPTKGVIGVYIDPQNGKLATDSCPVKRKTYYLIGTEPTDYCTDHLEKKKKKKEDNQSWFEKWFPWF